One window of Saccharopolyspora phatthalungensis genomic DNA carries:
- a CDS encoding AbrB/MazE/SpoVT family DNA-binding domain-containing protein has product MSHLDASGRISERSIMRALAWQPGDRLTINVKARLVVIHTDPRGLHTLHTKRCVALPARARAQCGLRAGDQVLLAAAPDHGVLIVHTLAALDAMIIHYHNTSQHNPADMNDCGK; this is encoded by the coding sequence ATGAGCCACCTCGATGCCTCCGGACGCATCTCCGAAAGATCGATCATGCGTGCGCTGGCCTGGCAACCCGGAGACCGGCTCACCATCAACGTGAAAGCTAGACTCGTCGTGATCCACACCGACCCGCGCGGCCTGCACACACTGCACACCAAACGCTGCGTCGCCCTCCCCGCCCGAGCACGAGCGCAATGCGGCCTCCGCGCCGGCGACCAAGTTCTGCTCGCAGCAGCACCAGACCACGGCGTGCTCATCGTGCACACACTCGCCGCACTGGACGCAATGATCATCCACTACCACAACACGTCTCAGCACAATCCAGCCGACATGAACGATTGCGGAAAATAG
- a CDS encoding tyrosine-type recombinase/integrase, whose amino-acid sequence MYSSYWKRIREHWGQRRLDEPTASEIKQLAEHVRTHVLRRRNARGGRSAAEHLIAALRCLYNHAVNDGLINEADNPARRVPKPRRLPSTRRGLQDHRLAEINQIAATTGNDPALDALLLRLHTETACRRGGALALRPEDLDEDQCLIQLREKGGTHRWQPVSPTLMAHLLSHADERGATHDGGPLLRYRNRTPLTRRRYDHLWQRLGKHLPWVARQQISTHWLRHTTLTWVERNFGYAVARAYAGHTDSATGDAGATTTYIRASLQEIATALAALTGEPHPLATPPER is encoded by the coding sequence GTGTACAGCTCCTACTGGAAACGGATCCGCGAACACTGGGGCCAGCGCCGCCTGGACGAACCGACAGCATCCGAGATCAAACAACTCGCCGAACACGTCAGGACTCACGTCCTGCGCCGCCGCAACGCCCGAGGCGGCCGCAGCGCAGCAGAACACCTCATCGCCGCCCTGCGATGCCTCTACAACCACGCCGTCAACGACGGCCTGATCAACGAAGCCGACAACCCCGCCCGCCGCGTCCCCAAGCCCCGACGACTCCCCAGCACCCGACGAGGACTACAAGACCACCGCCTGGCCGAGATCAACCAGATCGCGGCCACCACAGGCAACGACCCAGCCCTGGACGCACTGCTACTGCGGTTGCACACCGAAACCGCCTGCCGCCGCGGCGGCGCCCTCGCACTACGCCCCGAAGACCTCGACGAAGACCAATGCCTGATCCAACTCCGCGAAAAAGGAGGCACCCACCGCTGGCAACCGGTCTCACCAACACTCATGGCCCACCTGCTCAGCCACGCCGACGAACGCGGCGCCACCCACGACGGCGGACCGCTGCTGCGCTACCGCAACCGAACACCACTGACCCGGCGCCGCTACGACCATCTCTGGCAGCGCCTCGGCAAACACCTGCCCTGGGTCGCCCGCCAGCAGATCAGCACCCACTGGCTCCGCCACACCACCCTGACCTGGGTCGAACGCAACTTCGGCTACGCCGTAGCCCGCGCCTACGCCGGCCACACCGACAGCGCCACCGGCGACGCGGGCGCCACCACCACCTACATCCGCGCCAGCCTGCAAGAGATCGCCACCGCACTCGCAGCCCTCACCGGGGAACCACACCCACTGGCCACACCACCCGAAAGGTAA